The nucleotide sequence TCGTTCATACTGTATTGTTTAACCCAAGGTTGAAAGAAACGGGTCCGCATGGTAAGGGTGGCTGAGAAAGAATACACCAGGTATGCAGACTATACTTTGTGATTAACAGCAGAATAATGCAAAGCAGGGTCTGGGTTCAAAATCCAGTCCGGCTTACATTTTTAACTTGTCACGTATAATTCATCAAGATACGAAGAGACGACAATACCACATCTGTAATACGATTAAATATTAAATAAGTatataaaatgtgtaaaatataatatgtaaataaatattgtcAAGCTTTCAAGTTTTAATGTTAATAAAAGCTAGGAAACCACTCTTAAGAGAACACCAAAATTTTTAAGTGTCGGAAGAATTACATACGAGCGGCGATTGAAAATCAGCGTATATACGTAGATCTCTGCGAGACTCAGATGCTTGTCTATCAGCACCTACACGTAGGCAAGCGGTTTGCATGGCCCTCTGTGATCGCCTCTTACTGGTACATTGAAATATATTAAGAGCGTATAACTGTTATCCTTCTTTTAGTGACGATAAGGAAGACGTGATGTAACTATGTTAAGGAAGAACATGTTCATAAAAACGAACGAGAAACGTATAACTATAAAGAAGCCACAGTTTTATGAACAGTGTTGCTACTATagtcttcttttagtgttcagccctgaggttggtttgcaccAGagccccattcctctcttctgtctgccttcctcttcatttccttgtatgtgttacatccaacgtcattcatggtctgttgcatgtatgatattctTGGCCGCCCCCACCAATTccttccctcagtagctccttctgctattgttccaatgatgttgttgggtCATAGGACGTACCCtaaaagtttgtctcttcttgtttggatgtgcctccacagaggtcTGCTTTCCTGTACTTTCCTAAGCTACTATAGTAAGTGAGTGAAAATTACAATACCTCCAGAGAGGAACTGATTAAATTTTGAGCAATGTAGTTTCTATAATGCTCAAGTCCAAAATTATACAATCAATCAAATTACAAAGCAAATTCTATCTGAAAAAGTCATATGCAGCGGCCATTAGGTAGAGTGAGCAGTTTCTAATACATTAACAGTTTTTGAATCTGAGTCGATCTTATTGTGCGCATATTTTTCAGCAGTTAATTAAGCAGTTAATCTGCTTGTTGACGTTGAAACGACGAACGTCGTTGGGGAAAGAATGTTATGCAAGTTCATTATACATTGACAATAGATGACGACGACGGTCAAAAATGATTTCTTTTATATAACAGATGACCGTTACCTATATACTGCGTGGAGCTCGAAGAGAAAACAAATATTGTAGCTGTGGGTGTCACAAAGAACGCTAAATATACTATTTGTTTTGTTTCATATCGTTTACTGGTACTACAAAACAGACAGTATGAGAGGCTATTAAAtatgaaaaagtaaagaaaacaaatttcttcATAACTGTAATCACAATTTTTAGGTAGCTGATCGGTCTGCGCGTTTAAATACTTCATGGGAGACCAGGGTTCGATTCTCAGTACCGCAGCGTTTGCAGGTAAGAGGATTGTTACTAGAAACAAAGTTGTTTTCGAAAGTAACGTCAATTCCTGGATTACGGCTGCTGATCATGCGAGTGTGTGGTGTGTTGGCACTGCAGCTGTCTCAGCCCTCGCAAATACTGTGTTATATTTAATTATCGATGGGCTGAATTCGTGTTTCTATGGAGTAGTGGTCTTTACAGCAATCCTTTTTGGGTGACGCATATTACAGAATCCACCAGATCACAATTAAACGGAAAATGGAGGAAGCTAAAAATACACCAGCTACCATACCTAAAGGTAGCAAAAAACAAACTGAATACCCTCACACGCACACGTCATTTGTGGCTGAATTTTTGTTTCCTACGTATATCCTTCAGCACGTCTCAGAGAACAGTTACTTTGtgaaaaaattgaactgaaaacatTCTTTGATTGATCACCGTCACGATACACACTGTTTTGATTAGCGAAGGTGGCCCTGCACCATATTAACTGAAAGTTTAACTTTTAACACAATAccttactggaaatggaaatgagcgtttggcgtcattggccgggaggccccttacggggcaggtccggccgcgttggtgcaggtcttattacattcgacgccacattgggcgacctgcgcgcctgaTAGGGGAtaaaatggtgatgaagacaacacaatacccaatccctgagcggaaaaaatccccgacccagctgggaatcgaacccggacccctttggacagcagtccgtcacgctgaccattcagcggaCCAGTATCTTATTAGAGTGTTGTTATCAATCTGAAAATCTATGATAGGTGAATAGTTACAAAATACCCTGCAAAGGGGTccctaatttcaaaattaaatacctcgaaaactaagATCGTCAGATGAGTGCAGCGAACGGTAAGTTTATCGTGAAAGCTCGCGAAAATTTTTTTAGAGGCGTTCCGAAATTGTTCGAAAAGCTGCAGATGGCACTGCGATCGCAATGCGTAGTACCTATAGATAGTGTGCCGCATCTGTGAACGATCAGTTCCACCATTGAAACGTGACAGTAGATTAGCGTACAAAAGGAAGAAGTTGAAATCACGTTTTTCAGTGATAAAACTTGTTTTTATAGTCTGAAGTACTAAAGGTTAAAACACGGTTCTACGGTAACAGGACGCTGTTTTCAAAGACCGTTTTATTTTCCAGCCGCTGCGAAAAGAATTGGCAAGCCTTTCGGCAGATTCCAATGGACAGccagccggtatggccgtgcggttctaggcgcttcagtctgaaaccgcgtgaccgctacggtcgcaggttcgaatcctgcctcgggcatggatgtgtgtgatgtccttaggttagttaggtttaagtagctctaagttctaggggactgatgaccacagatgttaggtcccatagtgctcagacccatttgaaccattatttccaATGGACAAGCAGCGTGGTTGATGATCTAGCAGGAATATTGGTACCAGACAAACTGTAGTTATTCCAGACGGCACAGATTCTGGAAATcttcagcaaaatctaagaaaATCCGCCAAAGAAATTCGCAGGCAATCACAATCGTCTCTCATGTCATCCAACGTGCATGGCTACGTGGTGTAGACGGCGTCCATCAGAGTTCTCCATAGAAAGAAGTCTAGCGGCGTTATGTCGGGAGTTTTGTGTGGGAACTCAACACTTACACGTCGCCCCATCCACCTATCAACAAATGTTTCGTCCGTGAAGTGCTGCACGTCCCGATGGTAACACGACGGCGCACTATCGTGCttggaagaaagaaaataaacgtaCAATTATTGAACAGCCGGTACAATTCCTTCCTGCAACGTGGTAAggtactttacaaaaaaaaaaaaaaaaaaaaaaaaaaaaaaaaaaaaaaaaaaaaaaaaaaaagttcaaatggctctgagcactatgggacttaacatctgaagtcatcagtccgctagaacttagaactatttaaaccgaactaacctaaagacatcacacacatccatgcccgaggcaggattcgaacctgcgaccgtagaggtcgggtACTTTACacctcatattaacagaatcttccgtcggttcttggtagaacaacattataataataaatgaaaagcaccagtttgcttttgttctacaatattacttttattgctaaccggttttcggcttacaaggccatcttcaggcatttactgagtattatcaccaaagaagttaaatgttagcagacaacactggaagagaagtaacacatctagagcgaagtagaaacatacagtgagtaacatctttgcaatgaaatagtaaaaactgaacagtacataaataccaatggagttgacaggaaaacctttagcacaaaataagaatagcatgcctacataacagtttctattgataaacaaaactattgaaataagataaaattagtactgggcaaggctgcatcaagaggtatgaaacatggagagtgatacacaaccaattaaaaaagaagagacagttgtcaatgtaaatacagaatacacgaggaacttaagccatatcaatacgataaacagaaattaataaatgcaggaaaattgaggtgtttgagggaacctacagtttgagagtgtggtggtactgcattttaacattaacattataatcaaagcagtggctgtataccagtttacattaaataaatgagcaaagtaaaatatgaacagtatttgatgagacaactacaaggggagttaaacatggacagtaatacaagtacaagttaaaagcaaactcttaactattgaaactacagcatatgtggaatacaaagacaactgcaacaaataaaacaacttaatgactactggaaaatgggaatatgtaggaagagagagtgtgggaagtaatgaacaacaaagatgattatatgatatGTTTCTACTtcgctctagatgtgttacttctcttccaatgttgtctgctaacatttaacttctttggtgataatactcagtaaatgcctgaagatggcgttgtaagccgaaaaccggttagcaataaaaataatattgtagaacaaaagcaaactggtgcttttcatttattactttacaCCTGTCACTGTTCCTTTAAAGAAAAATAGCCCTGCAAGTCACATGACAGATATACCACAACGCACTAATAACCGAGGAAGTTCGTTCACCTGTAGAATGGGGAATATCTCTTGCCCAATACATCCAGTTATTGCGATTGATCGTTCCGTTCAGTTTTAACGTCGCCTCATCAGACCATTCACAAAATTCGAAGCGCCTGTCAAGATCGTCCTCGTTCATGGTGTGAAGCAATCTGAGAATGTACGGTATCCACTTTGCCAATTTAAAATACGGTAAACATTTGATTTTCTTACACTTGATTCACATGCAGCTCGGCATATGCACTTCCGCTCCTCTTTCATCCGCTACAGAATTCTCCATGCCACACTGCCTCACATTTAGATCACGCACAATTCCTTCCCTCTCATATCTGTCGTGTAATTTCATTATTGTTACACTTGACGATTGTGCAGTATTAAACTCTGCGTTtctttcatgttttctcatttccatCATCACTTTAAAATCCACTGTCTTTGCTCCAAGGAGAAGTTTCCAGCCATCTTCTTATTTACATGTAGTTAGTGACACCTGAAAATAaacgaaagaaaaacaaataattgcCACACGCGCTAGTCATGGGAGAACCATATAATCACAATTGGATAAGTTTATCAGTAATAACCTCTTAATTATTAAAGTTCAAACAGtatgttcgaatccttcctcgggcatggatgtgtgtgatgtccttaggttagttgggtttaagtagttccaagtttagggaactgatgacctcagatgttaagtcccgtagtgctcggagccatttgaaccatacggtaAAGTTCTTCTTAATATCCTTGCTTACGTGTGAGATGATGAAGATAATCAATGGTGATTTGGTTTGGGGTTTACTATTTCATAACCTCGTCTTCAAATaacaaatgttttaaaatatgAGAAACAGGTTGACAGgtaatttcataatattgttttccGATCATTGTAAaactggcgctgtcatagagatggCGACTGAGCGCGgagaatgaaaagtgtgaggacCAGGTTTAGAAGGTTCGTATAATGTTGACTTTGGGTATAAGGAGTGTTTCTGTATTTCCCAAGCAGATCAACTCAAAAATACCGATCTGAAAGCTGGAAATTAAAGCTATAATGAAATAGTTGTACCACTGCCTGTTTCATACATgcagtattttatttatgtttatttaccACAAATACTCAAAACCTGATCAATAATAAGACCTTACATCATGAATATTTCAAGAAGAAATCAACTTCTGTATTTCAAGCAGAGAGCCTCTTCAGTTCCTCGTCGTGCCTTCgcctgtaagtgccagatggatCGTATTTGCTCTCCAGCGACTTCCACAAGTCTGGCTTCTTGTGGATGAGAAACTTAATCACCTTCTCAGCCTGAGCTTTCTGCGTCTCACTACATTGGCGGCAGTCTGTCTTCAGAGCTTCTGGTAAAGTACCTACAACATTACACACTGAGGTTACTCCACAGCACTACGTCCCCATGAAGGTTATACGACAATAGTTGTGACATTCTTGGGAAATTCGGCCTGCCTTATCGTTCAACACTCTCAAAAGCCCTTTAAGCCTGAGGTACCCACAAACGGAAAAAACGTACTTAGTGGTATCGCAAAATGAAAAATGTACTAAATCATGTTGTTCGATATCAAGGCACCACGACACAAGAACAGGAGGGATCTAATAGGGGACGGGAGATGTCTCTATAAAGAGGCCGGTTAGAATTGTGGTGAggatttgtttttcttctttttccacaaTTTTCTAATTGACTTCATTGAAAAAGATTACTACATATAAATAACGTACTTTGAAACGCTCTGTTAAATAGAAGGTTGGAAGAAATCAGCACCACCAGGTATCGGCGGAAAACCGAAGGGGTTGAAGCCTCACACAcggtccagacacattaatgtaaCAATCACTTATTTGCGGTATCAGCGTAAAAtgaccaccggccggtgtggctgtgcggttctaggcgcttcagtctggaaccgcgtgtcctctacggtcgcaggttcgaatcctgcctctggcatggatgtgtgtgatgtccttaggttagttaggtttaagtagttctaagttctaggggactgatgaccacagatgttaagtcccatagtgctcagagccattttttcgtacaATGACCATTCacagacagcagatggcagcactggcagtagagggtatataaaCGCGTGGGGGGTGACGCGGAAAGCGgcacagtcgttgtcgtaatgcggaaatggagcgatttatctgacactcAACAGGgcaagatcattggctttcgggccaagagtggaagaattttggaaacggcaaagtttgtaaaGTGCTCATGTGCCACCGTAgttaaagtatgccgtgcatggcaaaatggcgctattcaaaaccggtGCCGAGACAACTATGAAGCGCTACAGGACATAGACGTGGGTGAACGAAGTTGCAGAGATATGTACGGACGAATAGACATCAAACTATTGAGCAACGGAACGCCCCACACGAACCAAGGGCCTagtaacagtgtcttctcaacgaccgttcaggaaCTTTGCTGCGTATGGGAAGACACCTGGTTCATCCATCCATGCTGACTAATTTTCACtgggacgaaggctggaatttgcacgccagtacgcaactggacgtccactgagtggcaagaGGTGAAAAACGGTTTGTCTTCCATCGGGCAGATGCCGTTGgtgtgtacggtgtgaaacgtttTAAAGCAAACACGATGCAACAATCTTTGCCAGGGTCCAGGTCGGAGAAGggcgcgttatggtctggggaaaatTTTCGTGGCATCCCCTGAGTGAACTTATTTTTCTTGAAGGCTCACTGGATGAACAGAAGTGTCTGTCAACGGGGACTGCGTCCACGCCAGGACGCAGTTTGGTTTTCTACGGCacgatggtatcttccagcaggacaatgcaacgtgtcacacatcttGCAGTGGGCGTACGTGGTTCTAAGAGCAGGATGACTTTATCGTATCatcctggccacaaaactccccagatttaaacccagtcatgaatctgtgggactacctcgatcgggctTTTCGCGCCATGGATCCACAACCAAAAAACCTAGCGCAATTTGCCATGGCACTGCAGTCGACACGGCTCCACGTCCCTGTAGCTCCGCGCTACAAAAGGTTATTCAGACTTTAGACAGGTGGTTACGTcagtgtgactggacaatgtatgtTACCACACACTGTTTTTATATTACAAGATATATTTTAATATAACTGATGAGCTAGTGCGTTGGTGGCTCCAGGATTCCATCGATTCTTTTCGTCGTTGAGTCGACTTCGGTGCTTATTTGTCTTCGTCACATCTTTGGCGGCTGGGATTTTAACTGCAGTTCGCGCTCTCTGCTGGGGGCTGGTGTGCAGGTATCCGCGGTGTGAGGTGGAGTGACGTGGGGCTGTGCTTCTATGCAGCACGGCGAGAGGCCGAGTCTGCATGACGAAGGAGCGTGGCCAGCCGCTACTGCGAGTTTAACCGTTACAATGAAGATCTTATGTCCATGGTGATGGGGATTTCCTCGAGGTTGAAAGGACAAGTTCCGTCGAGTTGGCTATAAGCTACACAGGCTGAATGAATTGGAGtcgtcgagttgcttcggtgggtggtGTTCATATTAACTAAATATTCCAGTGTA is from Schistocerca cancellata isolate TAMUIC-IGC-003103 chromosome 6, iqSchCanc2.1, whole genome shotgun sequence and encodes:
- the LOC126191569 gene encoding ejaculatory bulb-specific protein 3-like codes for the protein LSVPTTTKYDNFKVEQVLNNDRLLRRYHECLVSNSDVSCTAEGKQLKRTLPEALKTDCRQCSETQKAQAEKVIKFLIHKKPDLWKSLESKYDPSGTYRRRHDEELKRLSA